From one Fusobacterium mortiferum ATCC 9817 genomic stretch:
- a CDS encoding PepSY domain-containing protein: MKKINVKDMGKKFLVGLGLSAFILGIGGATYADSLKERQAKEIEQRLVLNQASKNGLKLISSEEAKEIAIKTAEINSTEVQYIKVKLEQEDDYKIIKGKKIQYVYEVEFLHNGFEYDFDIDAETKEVLKSKVEPWND, from the coding sequence ATGAAAAAGATAAATGTAAAAGATATGGGAAAAAAATTCTTAGTGGGTTTAGGGTTATCTGCCTTTATACTTGGGATAGGAGGAGCAACATATGCAGATTCTTTAAAGGAAAGACAAGCAAAAGAGATAGAACAAAGACTTGTTTTAAATCAAGCTTCAAAAAATGGATTAAAATTGATTAGCTCAGAAGAAGCAAAAGAGATAGCTATAAAAACAGCTGAAATTAATTCAACAGAAGTACAATATATTAAAGTTAAATTAGAACAGGAAGATGATTATAAAATTATAAAAGGAAAGAAAATTCAATATGTATATGAAGTAGAATTTTTACACAATGGATTTGAATATGACTTTGATATAGACGCAGAAACAAAAGAAGTTTTAAAATCTAAAGTAGAACCTTGGAATGATTAA
- the tgt gene encoding tRNA guanosine(34) transglycosylase Tgt, with product MTKKLPVTYELQKKSGKARAGKITTPHGEIETPVFMPVGTQATVKAMTPEELEAIGSQIILGNTYHLYLRPSDELVAKFGGLHKFMNWKKPILTDSGGFQVFSLGALRKITEEGVRFSSHLDGSKHFLTPEKSINIQNNLGSDIVMLFDECPPGLSSREYMIPSIERTTRWAKRCIEAHKRPDEQGLFAIVQGGIYEDLRDKSLRELSEMDEHFSGYAIGGLAVGEPREDMYRILDYIVEKCPENKPRYLMGVGEPLDMLEAVESGIDMMDCVQPTRIGRHGTVFTKYGRLVIKNAMYSEDDRPLDEDCDCYVCRNFKRGYIRHLFKAEEILGQRLATYHNLYFLIKLMKNAREAILEDRFTEFKEEFIRNYNMGKESDWIKPKKIGE from the coding sequence ATGACAAAAAAACTACCAGTAACTTATGAGTTACAAAAGAAATCTGGTAAAGCTAGAGCTGGGAAAATAACTACTCCTCATGGAGAAATAGAAACACCAGTATTTATGCCAGTAGGAACACAAGCTACAGTAAAAGCAATGACACCAGAGGAGCTAGAAGCTATTGGTTCGCAAATAATTTTAGGGAATACTTATCACTTATATTTAAGACCAAGTGATGAATTAGTAGCAAAATTTGGTGGACTTCATAAGTTTATGAATTGGAAAAAGCCTATACTTACAGATAGTGGAGGATTCCAAGTATTTAGTTTAGGTGCTCTAAGAAAGATAACAGAGGAAGGAGTAAGATTTAGTTCTCATTTAGATGGCTCAAAACATTTCTTAACTCCAGAAAAATCTATCAATATTCAAAATAATTTAGGTTCAGATATTGTTATGTTATTTGATGAGTGCCCACCAGGACTATCAAGTAGAGAGTATATGATACCATCAATAGAAAGAACTACAAGATGGGCAAAAAGATGTATTGAGGCTCATAAAAGACCAGATGAGCAAGGGTTATTTGCTATTGTTCAAGGTGGAATATATGAAGATTTAAGAGATAAGAGCTTAAGAGAGCTAAGTGAAATGGATGAACATTTCTCAGGTTATGCAATTGGAGGGCTTGCAGTAGGAGAGCCAAGAGAGGATATGTACAGAATCTTAGATTATATAGTGGAAAAATGTCCAGAGAATAAGCCAAGATATCTAATGGGAGTAGGAGAGCCACTAGATATGTTAGAAGCAGTAGAGTCTGGAATAGATATGATGGATTGTGTACAACCTACAAGAATAGGAAGACATGGAACAGTATTTACAAAGTATGGTAGATTAGTAATAAAAAATGCTATGTATTCAGAAGATGATAGACCTCTTGATGAAGATTGTGATTGCTATGTTTGTAGAAATTTTAAAAGAGGATATATCAGACATCTATTTAAAGCAGAAGAGATACTAGGGCAAAGACTTGCTACATATCACAATTTATATTTCTTAATTAAACTTATGAAAAATGCTAGAGAAGCTATTTTAGAAGATAGATTTACAGAGTTTAAAGAAGAATTTATAAGAAATTATAATATGGGTAAAGAATCTGATTGGATAAAGCCTAAGAAAATAGGAGAATAG
- a CDS encoding adenine phosphoribosyltransferase has product MDLKKYVANVKDFPKEGILFRDITPLMNDGEAFKAATDEIVKFAKEQNVDLIVGPEARGFIFGCPVSYAMGIGFVPVRKPKKLPREVIEYSYDLEYGSNTLCMHKDAIKPGQRVLIVDDLLATGGTMEAAVKLVEELGGVVAGLAFLIELEELNGREKLKDYPVLTLMKY; this is encoded by the coding sequence ATGGATTTAAAAAAATATGTAGCAAATGTAAAAGATTTCCCAAAGGAAGGAATATTATTTAGAGATATTACTCCTTTAATGAATGATGGAGAAGCTTTTAAAGCAGCTACTGATGAAATAGTTAAATTTGCTAAAGAGCAAAATGTAGATTTAATTGTTGGACCAGAAGCAAGAGGATTTATATTTGGTTGCCCTGTTTCTTATGCTATGGGGATAGGATTTGTTCCAGTTAGAAAACCTAAAAAACTACCTAGAGAGGTTATAGAGTATTCTTATGATTTAGAATATGGTTCAAATACTTTATGTATGCATAAGGATGCTATAAAGCCTGGACAGAGAGTATTGATAGTAGATGACCTTTTAGCTACTGGTGGAACTATGGAAGCTGCTGTAAAATTAGTAGAAGAATTAGGTGGAGTTGTAGCAGGATTAGCTTTTTTAATTGAGTTAGAAGAGTTAAATGGAAGAGAAAAACTAAAAGATTATCCAGTTTTAACGTTGATGAAATATTAA
- a CDS encoding tetratricopeptide repeat protein — translation MKIRLLFFLGVSVFLVSCSNVQKNKEMEYSLLRGVNYSQQNQYEKAIIEYQKAYVLDSNNVILLKEMGYCYYQFGDYTKAEEFWLKALKQTPNDESLIKNLATLYYENKEYSKVNNIIKNSYNPNDDYYLKLRALMLYSKNNKLKSYELLKEIDTEKFDVDTAIKYMEILKELDKRDELYYFMKNSYSLFKDNKEYIIAYAQNLSGVYSMNKEAQNILLDYIVINGNDNDIYLQLSGIYLKIGEKKKAEDTYRLMSY, via the coding sequence TTGAAGATTAGACTTTTATTTTTTTTAGGAGTATCAGTATTTTTAGTAAGTTGTAGTAATGTGCAAAAAAATAAAGAGATGGAGTATTCTCTTTTAAGAGGAGTAAATTACTCTCAACAAAATCAATATGAAAAAGCAATAATTGAATATCAAAAAGCTTATGTATTAGATTCGAATAATGTAATTCTTTTAAAGGAAATGGGTTATTGTTATTATCAATTTGGAGATTACACAAAAGCTGAAGAGTTTTGGTTAAAAGCTTTAAAACAGACTCCTAATGATGAAAGTTTAATAAAAAATTTAGCTACTCTTTATTATGAAAATAAAGAGTATTCAAAAGTTAATAATATAATAAAAAATAGTTATAATCCAAATGATGATTATTATCTAAAATTGAGAGCTCTTATGTTATATTCTAAAAATAATAAACTAAAATCTTATGAGTTATTAAAAGAAATAGATACTGAGAAATTTGATGTAGATACAGCTATAAAATATATGGAAATTTTAAAAGAGTTAGATAAGAGAGATGAATTATATTATTTTATGAAAAATAGTTATTCTCTTTTTAAAGATAACAAAGAATATATTATAGCTTATGCACAGAATTTATCTGGTGTTTATTCTATGAATAAAGAAGCTCAAAATATATTATTGGACTATATTGTAATAAATGGAAATGATAATGATATATATCTTCAGTTGAGTGGGATATATTTAAAAATAGGAGAAAAGAAAAAAGCTGAGGACACTTATAGATTAATGTCCTATTAG
- a CDS encoding transposase zinc-binding domain-containing protein, with product MLLKHIFSDINISNLLTQVKKYFYYNHFLYIEETIQKFLACSIDKAFIVYQCPLCGSAHKFKISCKSRLCP from the coding sequence ATGCTTTTAAAACACATATTCTCTGATATTAATATATCAAATCTTTTAACTCAGGTCAAAAAATATTTTTACTATAATCATTTTCTTTACATTGAAGAGACTATTCAAAAATTTCTTGCTTGTTCAATTGATAAAGCTTTCATTGTTTATCAATGCCCTCTGTGCGGTAGCGCTCATAAATTTAAAATTTCTTGTAAATCTAGACTTTGCCCG
- a CDS encoding hemolysin family protein: protein MDTYQNILLLVVLIMLSGFFSASETALTSFRSIHLEKFEDGKNAKKVELLKKWLKNPNEMLTGLLVGNNIVNILASSIATVVTINIMGGTSSSSVAVATVGMTIIILIFGEITPKIIAKNQSVKIAGVVVSIIYYFAWVLKPIIKILMMISKFIGRLMGIELHDEGLMITEEDIISFVNVGEAEGIIEEEEKEMIHSIVGFGETTAKEVMTPRTSMFALEGEDTLDDVWDEIIENGFSRIPVYEDTIDNIIGVLYVKDILSVIKNGKTDVPVKNFVRPGYFVPETKSIIEILQEFRSMKVHIALVLDEYGGIVGLVTIEDLIEEITGEIRDEYDTEEEELIHKIDDNTYEVDGMIDIETLDKELSIGLPESEDYESLGGLIITQIGRVAVVGDEFMLNDVRLKVLEVDKMRVSKVLIELNVGDNSND from the coding sequence TTGGACACGTACCAAAATATTTTGTTGTTAGTCGTATTGATTATGTTATCTGGTTTTTTCTCAGCTTCAGAAACTGCACTTACATCATTTAGAAGTATACATCTAGAAAAGTTTGAAGATGGAAAAAATGCTAAAAAAGTGGAACTTTTAAAAAAATGGTTAAAAAATCCTAATGAGATGTTAACAGGACTTTTAGTAGGGAATAATATTGTAAATATACTAGCTTCGTCAATAGCAACTGTTGTTACTATTAATATAATGGGAGGAACATCAAGTTCATCAGTAGCGGTTGCAACTGTTGGAATGACAATAATTATTCTTATTTTTGGAGAGATTACTCCTAAAATTATAGCTAAAAATCAGTCTGTAAAAATAGCAGGAGTAGTAGTTAGCATTATTTATTATTTTGCTTGGGTTCTAAAACCAATAATAAAAATATTAATGATGATATCAAAATTTATTGGAAGATTGATGGGAATAGAACTACATGATGAAGGACTTATGATAACAGAAGAGGATATTATCTCTTTTGTAAATGTAGGAGAGGCTGAAGGTATCATTGAAGAGGAAGAAAAAGAGATGATACACTCAATTGTTGGTTTTGGAGAAACAACAGCTAAAGAGGTAATGACTCCAAGAACATCTATGTTTGCTCTTGAGGGAGAGGATACATTAGATGATGTTTGGGATGAAATAATAGAAAATGGATTTTCAAGAATACCAGTGTATGAGGACACTATAGATAACATAATTGGTGTTTTATATGTAAAAGATATATTAAGTGTTATAAAAAATGGAAAAACAGATGTACCTGTAAAAAATTTTGTAAGACCAGGGTATTTTGTTCCAGAAACAAAATCAATTATAGAGATATTACAAGAGTTTAGAAGTATGAAGGTACATATTGCTTTAGTATTAGATGAATATGGTGGGATAGTAGGTCTAGTTACAATAGAAGATTTAATAGAAGAGATAACTGGAGAGATTCGTGATGAATATGATACTGAAGAGGAAGAGCTTATTCACAAGATAGATGATAATACTTATGAAGTAGATGGAATGATAGATATAGAGACTTTAGATAAAGAGTTATCAATAGGATTACCAGAATCTGAAGATTACGAAAGCTTAGGAGGACTTATTATTACACAAATAGGAAGAGTGGCAGTAGTTGGAGATGAATTTATGTTAAATGATGTAAGATTAAAAGTATTAGAAGTAGATAAGATGAGAGTATCTAAAGTATTAATTGAACTAAATGTAGGAGATAACTCAAATGATTAA
- a CDS encoding RelA/SpoT family protein, whose protein sequence is MNYWEEILKEIEKNNLKVDIEKIKLAFFFAEECHEGQYRKSGEDYIMHPVEVTKILIDMKMDTDTIVAGILHDIVEDTLITLADIKYNFGETVATLVDGVTKLKTLPNGTKKQDENIRKMILAMAQNLRVIIIKLADRLHNMRTMKYMKPEKQISISQETLDIYAPLAHRLGIAKIKWELEDLALRYLKPKEYMNIKSLIDSKKKEREEYIQGFIETIVNLLHETGIKGSVKGRFKHFYSIYKKMYEKNKEFDDIYDLMGVRIIVDTEGECYNTLGVIHSHFKPVPGRFKDYIAVPKSNNYQSIHTTIVGPQGKFIEIQIRTEEMDKVAEEGIAAHWSYKEHTKVTKSDQVYGWLRNILELQKETETAQEFIDSVTKDIMNETVFVFSPKGDITELPQGATPLDFAFAIHTQIGCKCVGAKVNGKIVTLDYKLQNGDRVEIITSKNSKGPNKDWLDIVVTHGAKSKIKKVLKDLVRDQTIKNGRENLERELGKLGITLKEMEEDPIIKKHMEKNNITSLDEFYYHVGEKRSKIDIIIDKLRKKIEKDRKIENINIEELMEKKKDKEKSSSSKNDYGIIIDGVNNTLIRFARCCTPLPGDEIGGYVTKLTGITVHRRDCKNFQSMIAQDPTREIEVEWDSKVVEQKENKYKFTFNVLVYDKPNILMNIINLIANHKIHLVTINSNEINKNGESYMNFQITIEISNKNEYKYLLNNMLKMKEIISVDRT, encoded by the coding sequence ATGAATTATTGGGAAGAGATATTAAAAGAGATAGAAAAGAATAATTTAAAAGTAGATATTGAAAAAATTAAACTAGCTTTTTTCTTTGCTGAAGAGTGCCATGAAGGACAATATAGAAAATCTGGAGAAGATTATATAATGCATCCAGTAGAAGTTACTAAAATATTAATAGATATGAAAATGGATACTGATACCATAGTGGCAGGGATACTCCATGATATAGTAGAAGATACACTGATAACCTTAGCAGATATTAAATATAATTTTGGAGAAACAGTGGCTACTCTAGTAGATGGAGTTACTAAATTAAAAACTCTTCCCAATGGTACTAAAAAGCAAGATGAAAATATAAGAAAAATGATTTTAGCTATGGCTCAAAACTTGAGAGTAATAATTATAAAATTAGCAGACAGACTTCATAATATGAGAACTATGAAATATATGAAGCCAGAAAAACAAATATCTATATCTCAAGAGACTTTGGATATCTATGCTCCACTTGCACATAGATTAGGAATAGCTAAAATTAAATGGGAATTAGAAGATTTAGCACTACGTTATTTAAAGCCAAAAGAGTATATGAATATAAAATCTCTTATTGACTCTAAAAAGAAAGAGAGAGAGGAATATATTCAAGGATTTATAGAAACAATAGTTAATCTGCTCCATGAAACTGGAATAAAAGGAAGTGTAAAAGGAAGGTTTAAACATTTTTATAGTATCTATAAAAAAATGTATGAGAAAAATAAAGAGTTTGATGATATTTATGATTTGATGGGAGTTAGAATAATTGTAGATACTGAGGGAGAATGTTATAATACCTTAGGAGTAATACATAGCCATTTTAAACCAGTACCAGGAAGATTTAAAGATTATATTGCTGTTCCTAAATCAAATAACTATCAATCAATTCATACTACTATTGTTGGACCACAAGGAAAATTTATTGAGATACAGATAAGAACAGAAGAGATGGATAAGGTAGCTGAAGAAGGAATAGCAGCACACTGGAGCTATAAAGAACACACGAAGGTAACTAAAAGTGATCAAGTGTATGGATGGCTTAGAAATATTCTAGAATTACAAAAAGAAACTGAAACAGCTCAAGAGTTTATAGATAGTGTAACTAAGGATATAATGAATGAAACTGTATTTGTTTTTTCACCTAAGGGAGATATTACTGAGTTACCACAAGGGGCTACTCCACTTGATTTTGCTTTTGCTATTCATACACAGATAGGATGTAAATGTGTAGGTGCTAAGGTAAATGGAAAAATAGTTACATTAGATTATAAACTACAAAATGGAGATAGAGTTGAGATTATAACTTCTAAGAACTCTAAAGGACCAAATAAAGATTGGTTAGACATAGTTGTAACTCATGGAGCAAAGAGTAAAATTAAAAAAGTTCTAAAAGATTTAGTAAGAGACCAAACTATAAAAAATGGTAGAGAAAATCTTGAAAGAGAGTTGGGAAAACTTGGAATAACTCTAAAAGAGATGGAAGAGGATCCAATTATCAAAAAACATATGGAAAAAAATAATATCACATCTTTAGATGAATTTTACTATCATGTAGGAGAAAAGAGAAGTAAAATAGATATTATTATAGATAAACTTAGAAAAAAAATAGAAAAAGATAGAAAAATAGAAAATATAAATATTGAAGAGTTAATGGAAAAGAAAAAAGACAAAGAAAAGAGCTCTTCAAGTAAAAATGATTATGGAATAATAATAGATGGAGTTAATAATACTCTAATAAGATTTGCTAGATGTTGTACACCTCTTCCTGGAGATGAGATAGGAGGATATGTAACAAAACTTACAGGAATAACTGTGCATAGAAGAGATTGTAAGAATTTTCAAAGTATGATAGCTCAAGACCCAACTAGAGAGATAGAGGTAGAATGGGATAGTAAAGTAGTAGAGCAAAAAGAAAATAAATATAAATTTACTTTTAATGTACTTGTATATGATAAACCAAATATACTTATGAATATTATAAATTTGATAGCTAATCATAAAATTCATCTGGTTACAATTAATAGTAACGAGATAAATAAAAATGGAGAAAGCTATATGAATTTCCAAATAACAATAGAAATTTCAAATAAAAATGAATATAAATATCTATTGAATAATATGTTAAAAATGAAAGAAATAATATCAGTAGATAGGACATAG
- a CDS encoding DUF502 domain-containing protein produces the protein MIKKFKAYFYTGLIALLPIVLTVYIFNWIVGIMMSLLGNSFVTIIIKNILLVFVEEGDMDYYFQLLVYFISLVTMIIGTCLVGFTLKIVFFAKIIKKAKELFIKIPLIKQVYTTISQIIEVAVSDREKSYQKVVMVEYPRKGIYSIGFLTSEDNFLIGSAIGREEKVYNVFIPTSPNPTSGMFIVVPESEVKILDIKIDDAIKLIISGGVILPEKKEIEKIED, from the coding sequence ATGATTAAAAAATTTAAAGCTTACTTTTATACAGGATTGATAGCTTTATTACCAATTGTATTGACTGTCTATATTTTTAACTGGATAGTTGGAATTATGATGAGTTTATTAGGAAACTCTTTTGTTACTATAATTATAAAAAATATTCTTCTAGTATTTGTAGAAGAAGGGGATATGGATTATTATTTTCAACTATTAGTGTATTTTATATCATTAGTTACTATGATAATAGGAACTTGTTTGGTAGGATTTACTTTAAAAATAGTTTTCTTTGCTAAAATTATAAAAAAAGCTAAGGAGTTATTTATAAAAATACCATTAATAAAACAGGTATATACAACAATCAGTCAAATAATAGAGGTTGCAGTTTCTGATAGAGAGAAGTCATATCAAAAAGTTGTGATGGTTGAATATCCAAGAAAAGGAATTTATAGTATAGGTTTTTTAACTTCAGAAGATAACTTTTTAATAGGTAGCGCTATTGGAAGAGAAGAAAAAGTGTATAATGTTTTTATCCCAACTTCTCCAAATCCAACATCAGGAATGTTTATAGTAGTACCAGAGAGTGAAGTAAAAATATTAGATATAAAAATAGATGATGCTATAAAATTGATTATTTCTGGTGGAGTAATATTACCAGAAAAAAAGGAGATAGAAAAGATTGAAGATTAG
- a CDS encoding B12-binding domain-containing radical SAM protein encodes MKKIVLTAINSQYVHLNVAVRYLKKYVEKNSEIKLDIYETNINNQLINIIKDLFEMQPDMIVFSTYIWNKEYVFSLSKELKKILPNVKIALGGPEVSYEWEKTMRENEEIDYIFTGEGEKILLNFFTQDISQVKGVVYRVDEEIKYNGIEPLIENLDIIPFPYDEEELQDRTKIFYYESSRGCPFNCSYCMSSIDKSVRYYSIERTKEDLKRFIDSPIKLLKFVDRTFNLSKEKYMVIWKFLLENYREGITFHFEINANIFDEETLDFLETVPKGYFQFEIGVQTIDVQAMKSIGRVNNLERLEHNIRRISRNIHLHLDLIAGLPYETYEKFRYSFDYVHSMKPEMIQLGFLKLLKGTKMYEEREKYNYKYFSKPPYEVFSNDFISFAEIVKLKNLEKVLDFYYNSEKFPESVQWLIENHYESAFSFYEDIADYFDKKGYLKVSHKESTLFTLLYEFYLEKNFKDREIFVEYLKYDYLMLGKTGFYPEWFKSEKDGELYDEIIREGNYKSIREGHKNSELERFSYNIFTKEFEDIYVFFDYRNKSTRVIKNNREEK; translated from the coding sequence ATGAAAAAAATTGTTTTGACTGCTATAAACAGTCAATATGTACATTTAAATGTAGCAGTAAGATATTTAAAAAAGTATGTAGAAAAAAATAGTGAGATAAAATTAGATATTTATGAAACTAATATTAACAATCAACTTATAAATATAATTAAAGATTTATTTGAAATGCAACCAGATATGATAGTTTTTTCTACTTATATATGGAATAAAGAGTATGTTTTCTCTCTAAGTAAAGAGTTAAAGAAAATACTTCCAAATGTAAAGATAGCTCTAGGAGGACCAGAGGTATCTTATGAATGGGAAAAAACTATGAGAGAAAATGAAGAGATAGATTATATCTTTACAGGAGAGGGAGAAAAAATCTTACTTAATTTTTTCACTCAAGATATCTCACAAGTGAAAGGTGTAGTATATAGAGTGGATGAGGAGATAAAATATAATGGAATAGAACCTCTTATAGAAAATTTAGATATAATTCCATTTCCATATGATGAGGAAGAGTTACAAGATAGAACAAAGATATTTTACTATGAATCTTCAAGAGGATGCCCTTTTAACTGCTCGTACTGTATGTCTTCAATAGATAAAAGTGTAAGGTATTACTCTATTGAGAGAACAAAAGAGGATTTAAAAAGATTTATTGATTCTCCTATAAAGCTTTTGAAATTTGTAGATAGGACATTTAATCTTAGTAAAGAGAAGTATATGGTTATTTGGAAATTTTTATTAGAAAATTATAGAGAGGGAATTACTTTTCACTTTGAGATAAATGCTAATATATTTGATGAGGAAACTTTAGATTTTTTAGAAACTGTACCAAAGGGATATTTTCAATTTGAAATAGGTGTACAGACAATAGATGTTCAAGCTATGAAAAGTATAGGAAGAGTAAATAATCTGGAGAGGTTAGAGCATAATATAAGAAGAATAAGTAGAAATATTCATCTACATTTAGATTTAATTGCAGGACTTCCTTATGAAACATATGAAAAATTTAGATACTCTTTTGACTATGTACATAGTATGAAACCTGAGATGATACAACTTGGTTTTTTAAAACTTTTAAAGGGAACAAAAATGTATGAAGAGAGAGAAAAATATAATTATAAGTATTTTTCTAAACCACCATATGAGGTTTTCTCAAATGATTTTATAAGTTTTGCTGAAATAGTAAAATTAAAAAATCTTGAAAAAGTATTAGATTTTTATTATAATTCTGAGAAATTTCCAGAGAGTGTACAGTGGTTAATAGAGAATCACTATGAGAGTGCTTTCTCATTTTATGAGGATATTGCTGATTATTTTGATAAAAAAGGTTATTTAAAAGTAAGTCATAAAGAGAGTACACTTTTCACTCTTCTATATGAATTTTATTTAGAGAAAAATTTTAAAGACAGAGAGATATTTGTAGAGTATTTAAAGTATGACTACTTAATGTTAGGAAAAACAGGATTTTATCCAGAGTGGTTTAAAAGTGAGAAAGATGGAGAGCTCTATGATGAGATTATTAGAGAGGGCAACTATAAAAGTATTAGAGAGGGACATAAAAATAGCGAGCTAGAAAGATTTAGTTATAATATTTTCACTAAAGAGTTTGAAGATATATATGTGTTCTTTGATTATAGAAATAAGTCTACAAGAGTAATAAAAAATAATAGGGAAGAAAAGTAA
- the mltG gene encoding endolytic transglycosylase MltG, with protein MKKIYYNIAGIFILLFTILGVYIFFQVKGKEKYNTILTIEKNQPLMKSLAPLPNSDSFIFKLYLRFRNGGRGIKAGQYHIEGSYSLEELINILESGKGRMVKVTIPEGFSVKQIVEHLEEIGHIDRDEFYAELNRAAETFPYPTPNGNFEGYLYPETYFLPEKYDEKILVDTMLKEFLKKFPSEKYPDKEEFYQKLIMASILEREAMVKSEKPVMASVFYNRMKKGMTLSSDATVNFVFDYAKKRIYYKDLKVDSPYNTYKYKGLPPAPICNPAIDSVEAAYNPAGTDYLFFVAKGDGSHFFSRTYREHLNFQRNNKK; from the coding sequence ATGAAAAAAATTTATTACAATATAGCAGGAATATTTATTCTTTTATTTACAATATTGGGAGTATATATTTTTTTTCAAGTAAAAGGAAAAGAGAAATATAATACAATACTTACAATAGAAAAAAATCAACCTCTTATGAAGTCTTTGGCACCACTTCCAAATTCTGATAGTTTTATATTTAAATTGTATTTGAGATTTAGAAATGGAGGAAGAGGAATAAAAGCTGGTCAGTATCATATTGAAGGAAGTTATTCATTAGAAGAGCTTATAAATATATTAGAGTCTGGAAAGGGAAGAATGGTAAAAGTTACTATTCCAGAAGGGTTTAGTGTAAAACAGATAGTAGAACATTTAGAAGAAATAGGTCATATAGATAGAGATGAGTTTTATGCAGAGTTAAATAGGGCAGCTGAAACCTTCCCTTATCCAACACCTAATGGGAATTTTGAAGGATATCTTTATCCAGAAACATATTTTTTACCAGAAAAATATGATGAAAAAATATTAGTAGATACTATGTTGAAAGAGTTTTTAAAAAAGTTTCCAAGTGAAAAATATCCAGATAAAGAGGAGTTTTATCAAAAATTAATAATGGCTTCAATTTTAGAAAGAGAGGCTATGGTAAAAAGTGAAAAACCTGTTATGGCATCTGTATTTTATAATAGAATGAAAAAAGGAATGACATTATCATCAGATGCAACAGTAAACTTTGTATTCGATTATGCTAAAAAAAGAATATATTATAAAGATTTGAAGGTAGATTCTCCATATAACACTTATAAATATAAGGGGTTACCTCCAGCACCTATCTGTAATCCAGCTATTGATTCTGTTGAAGCAGCATATAATCCAGCAGGCACTGACTATCTATTTTTTGTGGCTAAAGGAGATGGAAGTCACTTTTTTAGTAGAACATATAGAGAGCATCTAAATTTTCAAAGGAACAATAAAAAATAA